From Azospirillum sp. TSA2s, a single genomic window includes:
- a CDS encoding class I SAM-dependent methyltransferase → MNAIVPTPQLAVLRRQTDPRLEWLCAQIARNRFLPVPPPELHFIGDGDFRAIGAEFLRHFVRLGGLRPDHKVLEIGCGVGRMALPLTQYLNSSYDGIDIVLDGIRWCASTITPAYPEFRFHHLDVANGLYNPDGRIEGETATLPFKAGTYDFVILTSVITHLRTADAERYAAEIARMLKPGGRCFLSLFLADATARAGIAKGTARPPFRDAPGVELLADPEHPNAAVAYDEEFLLGRFAAHGLRPARAVMRGHWSGQREAENFQDLLVLEKGTAP, encoded by the coding sequence ATGAACGCGATCGTGCCGACTCCGCAGCTTGCCGTCCTGCGCCGCCAGACCGATCCGCGGCTGGAATGGCTCTGCGCCCAGATCGCGCGCAACCGCTTCCTGCCGGTGCCGCCGCCGGAGCTGCATTTCATCGGCGACGGCGATTTCCGCGCCATCGGGGCGGAGTTCCTGCGCCATTTCGTCCGGCTGGGCGGCCTGCGTCCCGACCACAAGGTGCTGGAGATCGGCTGCGGCGTCGGCCGCATGGCGCTGCCGCTGACCCAGTATCTGAACTCGTCCTACGATGGCATCGACATCGTGCTGGACGGCATCCGTTGGTGCGCCTCGACCATCACGCCGGCCTATCCGGAGTTCCGCTTCCACCATCTCGATGTCGCCAACGGCCTCTACAATCCCGACGGCCGGATCGAGGGGGAAACGGCGACGCTGCCCTTCAAGGCGGGTACTTACGATTTCGTCATCCTGACTTCCGTCATCACCCACCTGCGCACGGCCGACGCCGAGCGCTATGCGGCGGAGATCGCGCGGATGCTGAAGCCGGGCGGGCGCTGCTTCCTCAGCCTGTTCCTGGCGGACGCCACCGCGCGCGCCGGCATCGCCAAGGGCACCGCGCGCCCGCCTTTCCGCGATGCGCCGGGCGTTGAGCTGCTGGCTGATCCCGAGCATCCCAACGCCGCCGTCGCCTATGACGAGGAGTTCCTGCTCGGCCGCTTCGCCGCCCATGGCCTGCGTCCTGCCCGCGCCGTGATGCGCGGCCATTGGAGCGGCCAGCGCGAAGCCGAGAATTTCCAGGACCTGCTGGTTCTGGAGAAGGGGACCGCGCCATGA
- a CDS encoding glycosyltransferase family 4 protein translates to MSRRRLPLVPANHTAAGPAPRQPARPLVAARPPRVLLIAHNHPSLHPGGTEIFAHELFGGLKAAGAECLFLACTNDTHRAPRPGTGFQTLGRSADEVLLWAGHFDHFHQSQIDLHGLVPDLSNLLRAFRPDVVHVHHTLLLGVEMLFLIRRVCPDAKIVYTLHDYYPICANDGQMVTPPRGEGGARALCSKASPDACHRCFPDRPADQFLLREKHIKAMFGLVDRFLAPSRFLRDRYVAWGLDPARIEVMANSRPSVEPAPARDLAPGAARDAFAYFGNLNPFKGVTVALDAVARMARQGLSPSLAVHGGSLYQAPEFRQRVADGFEATRGLASAHGPYRPQEMPALMAAADWVVMPSIWWENAPLVIQEAFQHRRPVIVSGIGGMAEAVRDGVDGLYVRPNDPADLARVMTRAMTEPGLWERLSANIPAVRPTEEAASLHLALYGELLSPTSANLAPAALIQGNRTR, encoded by the coding sequence ATGAGCCGCCGTCGCCTTCCATTGGTCCCGGCCAACCACACGGCGGCCGGTCCCGCCCCGCGCCAGCCGGCGCGTCCGCTGGTGGCTGCCCGGCCGCCGCGGGTGCTGCTGATTGCGCACAATCACCCGAGCCTGCATCCCGGCGGCACGGAGATCTTCGCGCACGAGCTGTTCGGCGGCCTGAAGGCGGCGGGGGCCGAGTGCCTGTTCCTGGCCTGCACCAACGACACCCACCGCGCGCCGCGTCCCGGCACCGGCTTCCAGACGCTGGGCCGCAGCGCCGACGAGGTGCTGCTGTGGGCCGGTCATTTCGACCATTTCCACCAAAGCCAGATCGATCTGCACGGGCTGGTCCCCGACTTGTCGAACCTGCTGCGCGCCTTCCGGCCGGACGTCGTGCATGTGCATCACACGCTGCTGCTGGGCGTGGAGATGCTGTTCCTGATCCGCCGCGTCTGCCCGGATGCGAAGATCGTCTATACGCTGCACGATTATTATCCGATCTGCGCCAATGACGGCCAGATGGTCACCCCGCCGCGCGGCGAAGGCGGAGCACGTGCGCTTTGCAGCAAGGCGTCGCCGGATGCCTGTCACCGCTGCTTCCCCGACCGGCCGGCCGACCAGTTCCTGCTGCGCGAGAAGCACATCAAGGCGATGTTCGGGCTGGTCGACCGCTTCCTGGCACCCAGCCGCTTCCTGCGCGACCGCTATGTCGCCTGGGGCCTCGATCCCGCCCGGATCGAGGTGATGGCGAACAGCCGCCCCTCGGTGGAGCCGGCCCCGGCGCGCGACCTCGCCCCCGGTGCGGCGCGCGACGCCTTCGCCTATTTCGGCAATTTGAACCCGTTCAAGGGCGTCACCGTGGCGCTCGACGCCGTCGCCCGCATGGCGCGGCAGGGCCTTTCCCCGTCGCTTGCCGTCCATGGCGGCAGCCTCTATCAGGCGCCGGAGTTCCGCCAGCGGGTGGCCGACGGCTTTGAGGCGACGCGCGGCCTCGCCTCCGCCCACGGTCCCTACCGGCCGCAGGAGATGCCGGCGCTGATGGCTGCCGCCGACTGGGTGGTGATGCCATCGATCTGGTGGGAGAACGCGCCGCTTGTGATCCAGGAGGCCTTCCAGCACCGCCGCCCGGTCATCGTCAGCGGCATCGGCGGCATGGCGGAGGCAGTGCGCGACGGCGTCGACGGCCTGTATGTCCGCCCCAACGACCCCGCCGACCTTGCCCGTGTCATGACCCGCGCGATGACCGAACCCGGACTGTGGGAACGGCTGTCGGCCAACATCCCGGCCGTCCGCCCGACGGAGGAGGCCGCGTCGCTCCACCTCGCGCTTTACGGCGAACTTTTGTCCCCAACATCCGCCAATCTCGCACCCGCCGCTCTTATCCAGGGGAATCGCACCCGATGA